One window of Bacillus alkalicellulosilyticus genomic DNA carries:
- a CDS encoding NAD(P)H-dependent glycerol-3-phosphate dehydrogenase has product MKETILVVGAGSWGTALSMVLADNGHQVRIYGNHAHVIEEINVKHTNETYLPKGVVLPENIVGFSDLSKAIQGVNTVLLVVPTKVIRDVLADLKSVASEPLTIIHASKGIEPGSFKRISELITEEMPQELLQDVVVLSGPSHAEEVSLRHPTTVSSAANNIQAAEKVQSLFMNHYFRVYTNEDVVGVELGGALKNVIALGAGISDGLGYGDNAKAALITRGLAEITRLGVALGANPLTFMGLTGVGDLIVTCTSVHSRNWRAGNQIGKGLSVDEVLEKMGMVVEGVRTTEATYALAKEMDVDMPITNAIYDIVFTGKPAKEVVDGLMVRTGKGETLPPTNRS; this is encoded by the coding sequence ATGAAAGAAACGATCTTAGTCGTTGGAGCAGGGAGTTGGGGAACCGCTCTATCTATGGTGCTTGCAGATAATGGACATCAGGTTCGAATATACGGTAATCACGCCCATGTAATAGAAGAAATCAATGTGAAACATACGAATGAAACGTACCTCCCAAAAGGAGTTGTACTTCCAGAAAATATAGTTGGTTTCTCTGACCTATCAAAAGCAATTCAAGGAGTAAACACGGTACTTCTTGTGGTTCCAACAAAAGTGATACGAGACGTGTTGGCTGATTTGAAATCTGTGGCTTCAGAGCCATTGACCATTATACATGCAAGTAAAGGAATTGAACCAGGCTCGTTTAAGAGAATTTCTGAATTAATCACAGAAGAAATGCCGCAGGAGCTTTTACAGGATGTCGTTGTTTTATCAGGCCCAAGTCATGCTGAGGAAGTAAGTTTGCGCCACCCAACTACAGTTTCATCAGCAGCCAACAACATTCAGGCTGCGGAGAAAGTTCAGTCTTTATTTATGAATCATTATTTCCGCGTGTATACGAATGAAGACGTTGTTGGAGTTGAATTAGGTGGGGCGTTGAAAAACGTAATTGCGCTTGGTGCAGGAATTTCTGATGGTTTAGGATACGGCGATAATGCAAAAGCAGCGCTTATCACCAGAGGACTTGCTGAAATTACTCGATTAGGCGTTGCATTAGGAGCTAATCCCCTTACTTTTATGGGGTTAACTGGAGTAGGAGACTTAATCGTAACTTGTACGAGCGTACATAGTCGAAACTGGCGAGCAGGAAATCAAATCGGAAAAGGTTTATCCGTCGATGAAGTTCTTGAGAAGATGGGAATGGTTGTCGAAGGTGTACGGACGACTGAAGCAACATATGCGTTAGCAAAAGAAATGGATGTAGATATGCCAATCACGAATGCAATATATGACATTGTATTTACTGGTAAACCAGCGAAGGAAGTTGTTGATGGTCTTATGGTCCGAACGGGCAAGGGAGAAACACTTCCTCCAACAAATCGTTCGTAA
- a CDS encoding GDSL-type esterase/lipase family protein, with product MFSKGNMKKLKSLLFMSLSINALLILGAFIMIYKVGGIWNFYDQVIERTPSQDFSKHFIQRKDIFESKVHEEVDIIFAGDSITDYGEVNEWFPRQVVLNRGVRGDDSKGLLYRIDDITRHNAEKIYIMIGINDLLRSVSKKNYVNNMREIIERIQEDSPNSQIFIQSILPINHVSYKLNTTPEEIQELNVILEKLTVEYGVNYIDLYSKMSDDKNLLNERFTNDGLHLLGEGYEVWETAIHNSN from the coding sequence ATGTTTAGTAAAGGAAATATGAAAAAACTCAAGTCGTTATTATTTATGTCATTATCTATCAATGCATTATTAATCCTGGGTGCCTTCATTATGATTTATAAAGTAGGAGGTATCTGGAATTTTTATGACCAAGTTATTGAGAGGACACCTTCACAGGATTTCTCAAAACACTTTATTCAAAGGAAAGATATATTTGAATCCAAAGTACATGAAGAAGTTGATATCATTTTTGCGGGCGATAGCATTACTGATTATGGAGAAGTTAATGAATGGTTTCCGAGACAAGTAGTATTAAATAGAGGAGTTAGAGGAGATGACTCAAAAGGTCTTCTATACAGAATAGACGATATTACTAGACATAATGCGGAAAAAATATATATTATGATTGGAATAAATGACCTTCTAAGGAGCGTCAGTAAAAAGAATTATGTGAATAACATGAGAGAGATTATTGAAAGGATCCAAGAAGATTCGCCGAACTCCCAAATTTTTATACAAAGTATCTTACCGATAAATCATGTATCTTACAAACTAAATACAACTCCTGAAGAGATACAAGAGTTAAATGTTATATTAGAAAAGTTAACAGTGGAATATGGTGTGAATTACATAGACCTCTATAGTAAAATGTCAGATGATAAAAATTTATTGAATGAACGCTTTACTAATGACGGTTTACATTTATTGGGTGAAGGATATGAAGTATGGGAAACTGCAATTCACAATAGCAACTAG
- a CDS encoding SGNH/GDSL hydrolase family protein, which produces MYGQQQYKEKISSIASEAKAYEQENARKTDTGEKTNQVQKLTIEVNGLLGKWANAKTAEEAVQMTYFGSESLTYTEESLSWPNLVTDKLNNLLPPGKLNVTIINYGGATSAQVINQTITDDVIESQPDIIIFEPFILNNNGKVLINDTLKHVEQIMNDFQTAIPETDIVIIPSNPLYNPSAFLTQSDALQNYAEENQYLFANHWDAWPEVTDTDLQNYLTSGRPNEQGHQLWADYMADYLIK; this is translated from the coding sequence GTGTATGGTCAGCAGCAATACAAAGAAAAAATAAGCTCGATTGCTAGTGAAGCGAAGGCTTATGAACAAGAGAACGCTAGAAAAACGGACACTGGGGAAAAAACCAACCAAGTACAAAAACTAACCATCGAAGTTAATGGACTACTTGGAAAATGGGCAAATGCCAAAACTGCCGAAGAAGCTGTTCAAATGACATACTTTGGTTCAGAATCCTTAACATATACAGAGGAAAGCCTTTCATGGCCAAATCTTGTCACTGACAAACTGAACAATCTATTGCCTCCTGGGAAGCTTAATGTAACGATAATCAATTATGGTGGCGCAACATCCGCTCAAGTTATCAATCAAACCATTACAGACGATGTCATTGAATCGCAGCCAGACATTATCATTTTTGAGCCTTTTATCTTAAATAATAACGGAAAAGTATTAATTAATGATACGTTAAAACACGTCGAACAAATCATGAATGATTTCCAAACTGCTATACCTGAAACAGATATTGTCATTATTCCTTCTAATCCATTATATAATCCATCTGCTTTTCTCACTCAGTCAGACGCATTACAAAACTATGCAGAAGAAAACCAGTATTTGTTTGCAAATCACTGGGATGCTTGGCCTGAAGTTACAGATACTGACCTACAAAATTATTTAACAAGCGGTCGTCCCAATGAGCAAGGTCATCAACTTTGGGCTGACTATATGGCCGACTACCTAATAAAATAA
- a CDS encoding MBOAT family O-acyltransferase has translation MLFNSFEFIFAFLPIVFIVYMLLNKIKLITPAKIWLVLSSLFFYSWWNVLYLPLILSSMIINYWIGKQLGKNNNKHIRKIILTVGIVFNVGLLSYYKYSDFFIENINYLFATNLSLLYLALPLAISFFTFQQIAYLVDAYKNETKEYDFLNYSLFVSFFPQLIAGPIVHHKEVMPQFANVRNKIINYRNVAVGIFVFSIGLFKKVAIADTFGVWATEGFNNTEVLTLIEAWIVSLSYTFQLYFDFSGYTDMAIGIALLFNIRLPINFNSPYKALNIQDFWRRWHITLGRFLTAYIYIPLGGNRKGKKRTYINILLVFLISGLWHGAGWTFIFWGLLHGFAMVINRYWQTFGIKMPMLIAWFITFNFINVAWVFFRAETWADAIKVLRGMLGLNGVTLPNGGILSAISSLSNIEFEISKFFVNNSEIDKSIYLILITFIIVVFAKNSVELRDRFKPNLLSGAAIIIMVVYTILNMSKISEFLYFNF, from the coding sequence TTGCTATTTAATTCGTTTGAATTCATATTTGCATTCTTACCAATAGTCTTCATCGTTTACATGTTACTAAATAAAATCAAATTAATTACGCCAGCAAAAATTTGGTTAGTATTGAGCTCCTTATTCTTTTATAGTTGGTGGAATGTATTATATTTACCTCTAATTTTATCTTCAATGATAATCAATTATTGGATAGGAAAACAGTTAGGCAAAAATAATAATAAGCATATACGAAAGATTATATTGACAGTAGGAATAGTGTTTAATGTTGGATTACTAAGTTACTATAAGTATTCTGACTTCTTTATTGAAAATATAAATTATTTGTTTGCAACAAATTTATCCTTACTATATTTAGCGTTACCTCTTGCAATTAGTTTCTTTACCTTTCAACAAATAGCTTATTTAGTTGATGCTTATAAAAACGAAACAAAAGAGTATGACTTTTTGAACTATTCACTTTTTGTAAGTTTCTTTCCGCAGCTAATAGCCGGACCGATAGTTCATCATAAAGAAGTGATGCCACAGTTTGCAAATGTAAGAAATAAAATAATTAATTATAGAAACGTCGCAGTAGGGATTTTTGTTTTTTCTATAGGCCTTTTTAAAAAAGTTGCAATTGCTGATACTTTCGGAGTATGGGCAACTGAAGGATTTAATAATACTGAAGTATTAACATTAATTGAGGCTTGGATTGTATCATTGTCATATACGTTTCAGCTTTATTTTGATTTTAGTGGATATACTGATATGGCAATAGGTATAGCCTTATTATTTAATATAAGACTACCTATAAATTTTAATTCTCCGTATAAGGCTTTGAATATTCAAGACTTTTGGAGAAGATGGCACATTACACTAGGAAGATTTTTAACGGCGTATATTTATATTCCCCTTGGTGGAAATAGGAAGGGTAAAAAAAGGACATACATTAATATTTTACTAGTATTTCTGATAAGTGGACTTTGGCACGGAGCTGGGTGGACATTTATTTTCTGGGGGTTACTACATGGTTTTGCTATGGTAATTAACCGTTATTGGCAAACCTTTGGTATAAAGATGCCTATGTTAATCGCTTGGTTTATCACATTTAACTTTATAAATGTAGCATGGGTCTTTTTTAGAGCGGAGACATGGGCCGATGCCATTAAAGTACTACGTGGAATGTTAGGGTTAAATGGTGTCACTTTACCAAACGGTGGGATTTTATCAGCTATTTCTTCGTTGAGTAATATTGAGTTTGAAATTAGTAAATTTTTTGTCAATAATTCAGAGATAGATAAATCTATATATTTGATTCTCATTACATTTATTATAGTCGTATTTGCCAAAAATTCAGTAGAATTAAGGGACAGGTTTAAGCCTAATCTCTTATCGGGAGCAGCTATAATAATTATGGTAGTTTATACAATTTTAAACATGAGTAAGATAAGTGAATTTTTATACTTCAATTTTTAG
- a CDS encoding DUF2071 domain-containing protein, with protein MKSIEGIIRRRILINYQVAPQLIEPILPSPFKPKIVKGKAIVGVCLIRLENIRPSVLSNLPLGVSSENAAHRVSVEWGVNGKNREGVYIFRRDTNALLNSLAGGRLFPGVNHYSNFNIHEVDDYISFQLNSKDREVEISLKGKDCENLPDTSVFTSFDDISTFFKNGADGYSPDRRKSCVQGMCLQTENWNMTPFLVEDLSLTYFQNKFGIPVDHMQFDSAVIMKNIDHKWEKISSIG; from the coding sequence ATGAAATCAATTGAAGGAATTATTAGACGGAGAATCCTTATTAACTATCAAGTCGCCCCTCAATTAATCGAACCTATTCTTCCAAGTCCATTTAAGCCGAAGATTGTAAAAGGAAAGGCCATTGTTGGGGTTTGTCTTATACGGTTAGAAAATATCAGGCCTTCGGTTTTATCGAATCTTCCACTAGGGGTTTCAAGTGAAAATGCGGCTCATCGAGTATCCGTTGAATGGGGAGTGAACGGAAAGAACAGAGAGGGAGTTTATATTTTTAGAAGAGATACAAATGCTTTACTTAACAGCTTGGCAGGGGGACGACTTTTTCCAGGAGTCAATCATTATTCTAATTTTAACATCCATGAAGTAGACGATTACATTTCTTTTCAGTTGAACTCTAAGGACAGAGAAGTAGAAATATCACTTAAAGGAAAAGACTGTGAAAACTTACCAGACACAAGTGTATTTACTTCATTTGATGATATTTCGACCTTCTTTAAAAATGGAGCTGACGGGTATTCTCCAGACCGAAGAAAAAGCTGTGTTCAAGGGATGTGTTTACAAACTGAGAACTGGAACATGACACCATTCCTTGTTGAAGATCTTTCCCTGACATATTTTCAAAACAAATTTGGAATTCCAGTTGACCACATGCAATTTGATTCTGCAGTAATTATGAAAAACATTGACCATAAGTGGGAGAAAATATCTTCTATAGGTTAA
- a CDS encoding LCP family protein, with the protein MKKPLLIVGMIMSVLALAVGGYGFYLYNSVSVMHDPLDREKSDKREEKVSVNSKEPISILLAGVDSTGEEHEGRSDTLIVLTVNPNTQSAKMVSIPRDTRTEIIGRGQLDKINHAYAFGGVQMTIDTVENLLDIPIDHYVSINMEGFTKIVDSLGGVTVENDFAFTEGKHYFEEGQLHLSGEEALSYARMRKKDPRGDFGRNARQRQVVEAVIQEGAQFSSITRVGDILGIVGQSVRTDLLLDDMWTIQSKYSPARHHIEQIELTGEGTNINGIYYLNIPEEEIQRVRHELRAHLEIDKVFAGGNSSIQQP; encoded by the coding sequence ATGAAAAAACCATTGTTAATTGTTGGAATGATTATGAGTGTACTCGCCTTAGCAGTTGGTGGATATGGTTTTTATTTATATAATTCAGTCTCTGTAATGCACGACCCATTAGATCGTGAAAAATCAGATAAACGTGAAGAAAAAGTAAGTGTAAATAGCAAAGAACCTATTTCTATATTACTTGCAGGTGTTGACTCAACCGGAGAAGAACATGAAGGACGTTCAGATACACTGATTGTTTTAACAGTCAATCCTAATACACAATCAGCTAAAATGGTAAGTATTCCTCGTGATACAAGAACAGAAATTATTGGCAGAGGCCAATTAGATAAAATTAATCACGCTTATGCTTTTGGTGGCGTTCAAATGACCATTGATACAGTCGAAAATCTTTTGGACATTCCAATTGATCACTACGTAAGTATCAATATGGAAGGTTTCACAAAAATAGTTGATTCCCTTGGTGGTGTCACTGTAGAAAATGATTTTGCTTTTACTGAAGGAAAGCATTATTTCGAAGAAGGACAACTTCACTTAAGTGGGGAAGAAGCACTTTCATATGCACGTATGCGTAAGAAAGATCCACGTGGAGACTTTGGTCGTAATGCAAGACAACGTCAAGTCGTTGAAGCTGTAATTCAAGAAGGAGCACAGTTTAGCTCAATTACACGTGTTGGAGATATTTTAGGGATCGTTGGTCAAAGCGTACGTACGGATTTACTACTAGATGACATGTGGACCATTCAATCGAAATACAGTCCAGCCCGTCATCACATTGAACAAATTGAATTAACAGGTGAAGGAACTAACATTAACGGCATTTACTATTTAAATATTCCAGAGGAAGAGATTCAGCGAGTTCGACATGAACTACGCGCTCATCTTGAAATAGATAAAGTGTTTGCTGGTGGAAATTCTTCTATACAACAACCATAA
- a CDS encoding VanZ family protein, with amino-acid sequence MRKIIVFSLAILLVSIIVLVFHLTSQPYSVQDLTPRLLSYDLSWVHHYSAVSFSYGGQEISLHSLGEAHFFEFFIRKGAHVIAFAMIGFFAYCLFYFIYGKWSVGFAFLLVSVYAVFDEVRQYFHPERHGQLPDILLDIVGGCIGIGLALVVVKKFFFYYGRNSEPY; translated from the coding sequence ATGCGGAAGATTATTGTCTTTTCCCTTGCCATCCTTTTAGTCAGTATAATTGTCCTCGTATTTCATTTAACTTCACAACCTTATAGTGTCCAGGACCTTACTCCTCGACTCCTATCATATGATTTATCGTGGGTCCATCATTATTCTGCTGTATCTTTTTCCTATGGAGGACAAGAAATTAGTTTGCACTCCCTTGGTGAAGCTCATTTTTTTGAGTTTTTTATTCGAAAAGGAGCACATGTTATTGCATTTGCAATGATTGGTTTCTTCGCATATTGCTTGTTTTATTTTATTTACGGAAAATGGTCTGTTGGCTTCGCTTTTCTTTTAGTGTCTGTATATGCAGTGTTTGATGAAGTAAGGCAATATTTCCACCCAGAACGCCATGGGCAATTACCAGATATCCTTCTAGACATAGTTGGAGGATGTATAGGGATTGGACTTGCTCTAGTCGTGGTTAAAAAATTTTTTTTTTATTACGGAAGAAATAGTGAGCCCTACTAA
- a CDS encoding acyltransferase family protein: MELYKKSDRKKRMEIEGLRAVAALLVGIYHIWFGNVSGGVDVFFVVSGFLITTSLLSMLERTNKIDILGFLVRLTKRLFPAAFTVLFVVTLASIFLLPELRWHQTISETFASALYYQNWQLAINSVDYLAQNNEASPFQHYWAMSIQGQFYLIWPLLLIVTVFISKFLIKKSVRSIFLAMLIFVFIISFSYSIYLTNVNQPWAYFDTFTRVWEFSLGGLLALLIANIQIKKSISAFMGWLGLFGLISCGMLLQVSTVFPGYAALWPTLSAALILLAGNQGGKFGVHTLLSSKPLVTFGSISYGFYLWHWPILIFYYILSGNEQVSFLHGLSIMLISVLLSYLTTTFVEKPLRKSSNINTTLKTARVSLSLLVPVLILTTAWYGATKYIESKQPVFAIDMAENEQYPGATVLIEGFDYEIETTNDSFIPRPIEARRDLPKVYNDGCHQKQGNPEVIECKYGEGDNYDYTIAVVGGSHSAHWLPTLEVISEQENFRILSYTKSSCRFSNDYDVEEDCQKWNENLMDLLINSKPDLIFTTADVGRFVNPNVPKGFVDHWERLNEHDLQVLAIRDNPWFEFDVPTCVYENGVDSMECIVEREQVLPSESAWSRLENPPLNVHYMDLSDYLCDEKYCGPVVGNVLVYRDKNHITATYAKTIAPMFRKELLDVLEVIQK, from the coding sequence ATGGAACTATACAAAAAATCAGATAGAAAAAAAAGAATGGAAATTGAGGGCCTTCGAGCAGTTGCGGCTCTATTAGTAGGTATATATCATATATGGTTTGGTAATGTTTCAGGTGGTGTCGATGTATTTTTCGTAGTATCCGGTTTTTTGATAACGACTTCGTTATTGTCTATGCTTGAACGAACTAATAAAATTGATATATTAGGATTTCTTGTCCGTCTTACAAAAAGGCTATTCCCTGCAGCGTTTACAGTTCTTTTTGTTGTGACGCTAGCTTCTATTTTTTTACTCCCAGAACTTCGTTGGCATCAGACTATATCTGAAACCTTTGCCTCTGCACTCTATTATCAAAATTGGCAATTGGCAATAAATTCTGTTGATTACCTTGCACAAAATAATGAAGCTAGCCCATTTCAACATTATTGGGCTATGTCAATACAAGGGCAATTTTATCTTATTTGGCCACTATTATTAATAGTAACAGTATTCATTTCAAAATTTCTTATAAAAAAATCCGTTCGTTCAATTTTCCTAGCGATGTTAATCTTTGTGTTTATTATCTCTTTTAGTTACTCAATCTATTTAACCAATGTAAACCAACCCTGGGCTTATTTTGACACATTTACAAGAGTATGGGAATTTAGTCTTGGTGGCCTTTTAGCTTTATTGATAGCTAACATTCAGATAAAAAAATCGATAAGTGCTTTTATGGGCTGGTTGGGGTTATTTGGGTTGATAAGTTGCGGTATGCTCCTACAAGTATCAACCGTATTCCCTGGCTACGCAGCCTTATGGCCTACGTTAAGTGCGGCTTTAATTTTACTGGCAGGGAATCAAGGTGGGAAATTTGGTGTTCACACACTGCTTAGTTCCAAACCATTGGTTACCTTCGGAAGTATTTCATATGGATTTTATTTGTGGCATTGGCCTATATTAATTTTTTATTATATCTTATCTGGTAACGAGCAAGTTTCCTTCTTACATGGACTTTCCATTATGCTAATTTCTGTCCTACTCTCTTACTTGACAACTACATTTGTCGAGAAACCATTACGAAAAAGCTCTAATATAAATACAACCTTGAAAACCGCTCGTGTATCATTGAGTTTATTAGTTCCTGTTTTAATATTAACAACAGCATGGTATGGGGCAACAAAATATATTGAAAGTAAGCAACCTGTTTTTGCAATTGATATGGCTGAAAATGAACAATACCCAGGGGCAACGGTATTAATTGAAGGTTTTGATTATGAGATCGAAACTACTAATGACTCCTTCATCCCTAGACCCATTGAAGCTAGAAGAGACTTACCAAAAGTTTATAATGATGGCTGCCATCAAAAACAAGGAAATCCAGAAGTTATTGAATGTAAATATGGTGAAGGTGATAATTATGACTATACCATTGCTGTTGTTGGAGGATCTCACTCTGCTCATTGGCTTCCAACTCTTGAGGTTATTTCTGAACAAGAGAACTTTCGAATCTTAAGTTACACAAAAAGCTCTTGTCGGTTTTCAAACGATTATGATGTTGAAGAAGATTGCCAAAAATGGAATGAAAACCTAATGGATTTATTAATAAATAGCAAACCGGATTTAATCTTTACAACAGCAGATGTAGGTAGGTTTGTAAATCCTAATGTACCAAAAGGTTTTGTAGACCATTGGGAAAGATTAAACGAACATGATTTACAGGTTTTAGCTATTCGAGATAATCCATGGTTTGAATTCGATGTCCCTACTTGTGTTTATGAAAATGGTGTAGATTCTATGGAGTGTATCGTTGAAAGAGAACAAGTTTTACCTTCAGAAAGTGCATGGAGTAGGTTGGAGAATCCACCATTAAATGTCCATTACATGGATTTAAGCGATTATTTGTGTGATGAAAAATATTGTGGACCTGTGGTTGGTAATGTTCTCGTATATCGAGACAAAAACCACATTACAGCAACATATGCTAAAACCATCGCACCTATGTTCCGTAAAGAGCTATTAGATGTTTTAGAAGTAATACAAAAATAA